The Ischnura elegans chromosome 1, ioIscEleg1.1, whole genome shotgun sequence genome contains a region encoding:
- the LOC124172555 gene encoding uncharacterized protein LOC124172555: protein MVAIPSQTAEVVADALLRRWILKFGVPDYILSDQGPNFESALFQNLCKFLGVSKLRTSPFHPSCNGRCERVHRTISQMLSHYVNGRDNSWDMWLAFSVAGYNSSYHSSTRVTPFKVIFGREMKTPFHCLETVETSTRDSYVDELSDQLKQIWKECLGNSERALESQARQYNKRSRDVNYQPGQYVYLNDPCIKPGRIRKFHKPFSGPYKILEVLNDSNLRLQLRFRTIVVHKDRVKAHRGVRNKEHEYADAIRGEKRRGRPRLLMASGKGVEEASTSPEIVSTSPSSTPNATTRKKEIVTVSLPVPSSKIDAVSDLESEASWSAVSDHSEDERADEWKADRPRPPRAEQPLPQRSPYPLRSRRRVADKDKEDPVEIVDTSAATLPVTTLPSSQCPPHFEDSADRAKITQTAAETPLTTMPPEALSSLSANSPEVCPGAYDEQSSESNCESTTLAVCPYNLRPRPC, encoded by the coding sequence ATGGTGGCCATTCCCTCACAGACAGCGGAAGTGGTGGCCGACGCTCTACTTAGGcggtggattttgaaattcgGTGTTCCTGATTATATACTATCGGATCAGGGCCCTAACTTTGAGTCGGCTTTGTTccagaatttgtgtaaatttctagGGGTATCTAAATTACGTACATCACCCTTTCACCCCAGCTGTAACGGAAGGTGTGAGAGAGTGCATCGAACCATCTCGCAAATGCTAAGCCACTATGTTAATGGAAGAGACAATAGCTGGGATATGTGGTTAGCGTTTTCGGTGGCCGGATATAATTCATCCTATCATAGTAGCACGCGAGTGACTCCGTTCAAGGTGATTTTCGGTCGCGAAATGAAGACGCCCTTCCATTGCTTAGAGACCGTAGAGACTAGTACGAGAGATTCATATGTGGACGAACTAAGTGATCAACTCAAGCAGATTTGGAAAGAATGTTTGGGGAACAGTGAGAGGGCCCTTGAGTCGCAGGCACGgcaatacaacaagaggagcaggGATGTGAACTACCAGCCGGGTCAATACGTTTACCTAAACGACCCCTGTATAAAGCCCGGCAGAATCCGCAAGTTCCACAAACCTTTTTCGGGGCCTtataaaatccttgaagtgctCAATGACTCTAATCTACGTTTGCAGCTACGTTTTAGGACTATCGTGGTGCATAAAGACCGCGTTAAGGCACATAGGGGTGTGAGAAATAAGGAACATGAATACGCAGACGCAATCAGGGGCGAAAAAAGGCGTGGGCGTCCGAGATTACTGATGGCGAGTGGGAAAGGAGTTGAGGAAGCATCAACGTCTCCGGAAATCGTTTCCACCTCCCCTTCTTCCACTCCAAATGCAACaacgaggaagaaagaaatagtgacagtTTCCCTCCCTGTCCCTTCTTCGAAAATTGATGCCGTTTCCGATTTGGAGAGCGAGGCATCTTGGTCGGCGGTTTCCGATCATTCGGAGGACGAGCGTGCAGACGAATGGAAAGCCGACCGACCACGCCCACCCCGAGCAGAGCAGCCGTTACCTCAGCGTTCGCCGTACCCGCTGCGAAGTAGGCGGCGAGTTGCTGATAAAGACAAGGAAGACCCCGTGGAGATTGTTGACACGTCGGCGGCGACCTTGCCCGTTACGACCTTGCCTTCCTCCCAGTGCCCACCCCATTTTGAAGATAGCGCGGACCGCGCGAAGATAACGCAGACAGCAGCGGAGACTCCTTTGACCACCATGCCCCCTGAAGCTCTCTCATCCCTCAGTGCAAATTCCCCCGAAGTGTGTCCCGGTGCATATGATGAGCAAAGCAGCGAGAGTAATTGTGAAAGTACGACGCTAGCCGTTTGCCCATATAATTTGAGGCCACGGCCATGTTAA